The genomic region TGCCCGTCGCGACCCGTGGCCGGCTCCCGCTGCTCGTCCTGCGTCCCGCCCGTCGGGCCCTGCTCGTCGCCGCCCGCGTCCCCGACCCGGCCGTCCGCCGTCTGCTCGCTCACCCGGCACACCCTAGGAAGCGCCCTACGATCGCGCAGGTGCCCGCCCCCGCCCTGCCCGCCGCGCCCGTCCTCGACGGCTGGACGCACCGGTTCTCCGGCAAGGTCCGCGACGTCTACGCGCCCGCGACGCCGCACCCGGCCGGCGACGTGCTGCTCCTCGTCGCGAGCGACCGGGTGAGCGCGTACGACCACGTGCTCGCCACCCCGGTACCGGGCAAGGGCGCCGTGCTGACCGCGCTGTCGCGCTGGTGGTTCGACCAGCTCGCCGACCTCGTCGACAACCACCTCGTCGACGCGCCGCCGCCGCCGGAGGTGGCCGACCGGGCGGTGGTCGTCCGCGCCCTCGACATGGTGCCGGTCGAGTGCGTCGCACGGGGCTGGCTGTCGGGCTCGGGGACCGCGGATTACCGCGCGCACGGCGCGGTGTGCGGGGTGCCGCTGCCCGACGGTCTCCTCGAGGGGTCGAGGCTGCCGGAGCCCGTCTTCACGCCGGCGACCAAGGCGGCCCTCGGCGACCACGACGAGAACGTCACCTTCGACGAGGTGGTGGCGACGGTGGGGCGCGACACCGCCGAGGAGCTCCGGCGGGTGACCCTCGCCGTCTACGCGCGCGCCGTCGAGGTGGCCGAGCGGGTCGGCGTCATCGTCGCCGACACCAAGCTCGAGCTCGGCCGCGTGCCCGGCGGCGACGGGCGGCTCGTGCTCGGCGACGAGGTGCTGACGCCGGACTCCAGCCGCTACTGGCCCGCCGACCGGTGGCGCCCCGGGCGCGCCCAGCCGAGCCTCGACAAGCAGGTCGTGCGGGACTGGCTGACGTCGCCGGCGTCCGGCTGGGACCGCGCCGGGGACGCCCCGCCGCCCCCGCTGCCGGAGG from Aquipuribacter sp. SD81 harbors:
- a CDS encoding phosphoribosylaminoimidazolesuccinocarboxamide synthase produces the protein MPAPALPAAPVLDGWTHRFSGKVRDVYAPATPHPAGDVLLLVASDRVSAYDHVLATPVPGKGAVLTALSRWWFDQLADLVDNHLVDAPPPPEVADRAVVVRALDMVPVECVARGWLSGSGTADYRAHGAVCGVPLPDGLLEGSRLPEPVFTPATKAALGDHDENVTFDEVVATVGRDTAEELRRVTLAVYARAVEVAERVGVIVADTKLELGRVPGGDGRLVLGDEVLTPDSSRYWPADRWRPGRAQPSLDKQVVRDWLTSPASGWDRAGDAPPPPLPEEVVERTAAGYREVYRRLTGADL